One Ruegeria sp. YS9 DNA segment encodes these proteins:
- a CDS encoding lipopolysaccharide biosynthesis, with protein sequence MGPVRYYFSIFLRRFPYFLIVALIVSVASFIVARSLPATYVSTMRLIVESPQIPGNLAASTVTTPAAEQLQIIEQRLLTRPILLEIAREFQVLPDQDEASPDQVVKAMRKNTSIWISSGLNQANLMTISFEARTGPIAAGVLNAYLTEIQKLDVSYRKERATDTLAFFQLEVDRLSNELSRRSARILEFKNDNSDALPDSLQFRLAQQGALQTNLEQTDQQIFSLKSQRENLMNIFSSTGQVVGPPQQNQTPAQQQLSQLQSQLDNQLVVYSENSPQIKLLRARIEKLEKVVAAEQANAPAPSNQTGNSSLDLQLAQIDSQIAALEDQRRVLQDRLDALTLTIDQTPANAITLAELQREHDNIQNQYNVAISRLADASTGERIEVTSQGQRISVIEHPSTPSEPAKPNRLMIAGGGAAFGIALGLGLVVLLEILNRSVRRPEDLISKLDVWPIATIPYAPSRGEVLMQRAVWGGIILAILIGVPAGVWAVHTYYLPLDLITERVMDKLETYW encoded by the coding sequence ATGGGCCCGGTTCGCTATTACTTTTCCATTTTCCTGAGACGGTTTCCGTATTTCCTGATCGTCGCCCTGATCGTGTCTGTAGCGTCATTCATTGTCGCCAGATCACTGCCTGCCACATATGTCTCGACGATGCGCCTGATTGTTGAATCGCCTCAGATTCCGGGCAATCTGGCGGCCAGTACCGTCACGACACCCGCGGCGGAACAGCTTCAGATCATCGAGCAGCGCCTGCTGACCCGTCCGATCCTTCTGGAAATTGCGCGCGAGTTTCAGGTTCTACCCGACCAAGATGAAGCAAGCCCCGATCAGGTTGTCAAAGCCATGCGCAAGAACACCTCGATCTGGATTTCCAGCGGTCTCAATCAGGCCAATCTGATGACAATCAGTTTCGAGGCGCGAACCGGTCCGATCGCAGCCGGTGTGTTGAACGCGTATTTGACGGAAATCCAGAAGCTGGACGTCTCTTATCGCAAGGAGCGCGCGACCGACACGCTGGCCTTTTTCCAACTGGAAGTTGATCGCCTGAGCAACGAGTTGAGCAGGCGCAGCGCCCGCATTCTCGAGTTCAAGAATGATAATTCCGATGCGCTCCCCGACAGTCTGCAGTTCAGGCTGGCGCAGCAAGGGGCATTGCAGACCAATCTTGAACAGACGGATCAGCAGATTTTTTCCCTTAAGTCACAGCGGGAAAATCTCATGAATATCTTCAGTTCGACAGGGCAGGTTGTCGGGCCTCCGCAACAAAACCAGACCCCGGCACAACAGCAGTTAAGTCAGCTGCAGTCACAGCTCGACAATCAGCTTGTGGTCTATTCCGAGAACAGCCCGCAGATCAAACTGCTGCGCGCCAGGATTGAAAAACTTGAGAAAGTTGTAGCTGCCGAACAAGCAAACGCCCCGGCGCCATCTAACCAGACGGGAAATTCATCCCTTGACCTGCAACTGGCGCAGATCGACTCGCAGATTGCAGCGCTCGAAGATCAGCGCCGGGTGCTTCAGGACAGGCTCGACGCGCTGACCCTGACGATTGACCAGACCCCGGCCAACGCCATTACGCTTGCAGAACTGCAGCGCGAACACGACAATATTCAGAACCAGTACAACGTCGCGATCAGTCGCCTGGCCGATGCTTCAACCGGGGAACGGATCGAAGTCACGTCCCAGGGGCAACGTATTTCCGTCATCGAGCATCCCTCTACGCCAAGCGAGCCGGCCAAGCCAAACCGCTTGATGATCGCCGGCGGGGGCGCTGCCTTTGGCATCGCACTGGGGCTGGGGCTTGTGGTCCTGCTGGAGATCCTGAATCGGTCCGTGCGTCGGCCCGAAGACCTGATCAGCAAGCTTGATGTCTGGCCAATCGCCACTATTCCCTATGCTCCGTCCCGCGGTGAAGTGTTGATGCAGCGCGCGGTATGGGGTGGGATCATACTGGCCATTCTAATCGGAGTGCCGGCCGGGGTCTGGGCGGTGCATACCTATTACCTGCCTCTCGATCTTATTACCGAGAGAGTGATGGATAAACTGGAGACATACTGGTGA